One Carettochelys insculpta isolate YL-2023 chromosome 15, ASM3395843v1, whole genome shotgun sequence DNA window includes the following coding sequences:
- the FCHSD1 gene encoding F-BAR and double SH3 domains protein 1 isoform X3 — MQPPPRKVKLSQETKVRLLEQLSSLQNKQQREAELLEDIRSYSKQRSAIEREYGQALQRLASQFLKRDWQRGRSETDSRSAFAVWKGAIESTVWAGQARLAAAENYRSLSLEVAKTTRLSKDHLLKKSTEQLQRVQAELLESVKEVGKAKKHYVHLQRVSEVAKEKAADVEARLRKSDHGIFHTKASLQKLSAKFSTQLAEYLQQLTLARNEYLLTLGAASAHVGHYYHVELPAVMKTLDGDLYERLRDHLTLLGQTELEACHATQERFQGVLEASARVCREQSLSLFLQDNAAFAPPPEQQFQPAGADQVCLLEARNDRAGESGLEKEVRRWATRAARDYKMKTHGEQVLQRMEARRKQAPEAEVPGMERRMEEVSENIRKAEVSRVKADARLALLRQAGLDVDTWLAGAMGQVLEELEQERRLSEARKSDKESTPTAEEFDLAEFEDYDDTEELFEDVGPCPGTARTYPSTCRVFFGYQACQSDELSIQQGEELEVIEDGDVEEWVKARNRAGQVGYVPEKYLLFPEAMGSERRALPGSCQEGPVETALDRELTSIMSMDLVLEPGGAPVTVSSRLLPAGARAWRQAELPAPSGSAAGSCERHRHRLPKPWSQSQSLSHTSADAALGPLASALGQPRPLCWEHSSSPRPDCHHRRPAEDTLAFCCF; from the exons atgcagcccccgccccgcaaG GTGAAGCTGAGCCAGGAGACCAAGGTGCgcctgctggagcagctgagcagcctgCAGAACAAGCAGCAGCGGGAGGCGGAGCTCTTGGAGGACATCAG GTCCTACAGCAAGCAGAGGTCTGCCATCGAGCGGGAGTATGGGCAG gccctgcagaggctggcgAGTCAGTTCCTGAAGAGAGACTGGCAGCGGGGCCGAAGTGAGACCGACTCCAG GAGCGCCTTTGCCGTCTGGAAGGGGGCGATTGAGAGCACGGTGTGGGCCGGGCAGGCCCggctggcagctgcagagaaCTATCGTAGCCTGAGCCTGGAGGTGGCCAAAACCACCCGCCTGTCCAAGGACCATCTGCTCAAGAAG AGCACGGAGCAGCTGCAGCGGGTGCAGGCCGAGCTGCTGGAGAGCGTGAAGGAGGTGGGCAAAGCCAAGAAGCACTATGTGCATCTGCAGCGGGTcagtgaggtggccaaggagaAAGCGGCAGATGTGGAGGCCCG GCTCCGGAAGAGCGACCACGGCATATTCCACACCAAGGCCAGTTTGCAGAAGCTCAGCGCCAAG TTCTCCACACAGCTGGCCGAGTACTTGCAGCAGCTGACGCTGGCGCGGAACGAGTACCTGCTGACCCTGGGCGCCGCCAGTGCCCACGTGGGGCACTACTACCACGTCGAGCTGCCCGCCGTCATGAAG ACCCTGGATGGTGACCTGTATGAGCGGCTCCGGGACCACCTGACCCTGCTCGGCCAGACGGAACTGGAGGCCTGCCACGCCACGCAGGAGCGGTTTCAGGGGGTCCTGGAGGCCTCTGCGCGG GTGTGCCGGGAGCAGAGCCTCTCCCTGTTCCTGCAGGATAACGCTGCCTTTGCGCCCCCGCCAGAGCAGCAGTTCCAGCCAGCAGGTGCCGACCAG GTGTGCCTCCTGGAGGCCAGGAACGACCGCGCCGGGGAGAGCGGGCTGGAGAAGGAGGTGCGGCGCTGGGCCACGCGGGCAGCCAGGGACTACAAAATGAAAACTCACGGCGAGCAG GTGCTGCAGAGGATGGAAGCCAGGAGGAAGCAGGCCCCGGAAGCCGAGGTGCCTgggatggagaggaggatggaagAAGTGAGCGAGAACATCCGGAAAGCAGAG GTCAGCAGAGTGaaggcagatgcccggctggcgTTGCTGCGCCAGGCTGGCCTGGACGTGGACACCTGGCTGGCCGGGGCCATGGGGCaagtgctggaggagctggagcaggagcGGCGGCTGAGTGAGGCCCGCAAGTCAGACAAGGAGTCAACCCCCACG GCAGAAGAGTTTGATCTGGCCGAGTTTGAGGACTATGACGACACCGAGGAGCTCTTTGAGGACGTGGGGCCCTGCCCAGGCACTGCCCGGACCTACCCATCCACCTGCAGGGTGTTCTTTGGGTACCAG GCCTGCCAGTCCGACGAGCTGTCCATCCAGCAGGGCGAGGAGCTGGAGGTCATCGAGGATGGTGATGTGGAAGAGTGGGTCAag GCTCGGAACCGGGCGGGGCAGGTGGGCTATGTCCCCGAGAAGTACCTGCTCTTCCCAGAGGCCATGGGGAGTGAGCGCAGGGCGCTGCCTGGCAGCTGCCAGGAGGGCCCTGTCGAGACGGCCTTGGACAGGGAGCTGACGAGCATCATGAGCATGGACCTGGTGCTGGAGCCTGGAG GAGCTCCCGTCACCGTCTCCTCCCGCCTTCTCCCCGCCGGTGCTCGTGCCTGGCGCCAGGCTGAGCTGCCAGCCCCCTCCGGAAGTGCTGCTGGCAG CTGCGAGCGCCACCGCCACCGCCTGCCAAAgccttggagccagagccagagcctgagccACACCTCAGCTGATGCTGCGCTGGGTCCTCTGGCCTCCGCCCTGGGCCAGCCCCGGCCCCtctgctgggagcacagcagctCACCGCGGCCCGACTGCCACCACCGCCGTCCTGCCGAGGACACGCTGGCTTTCTGCTGCTTCTGA
- the FCHSD1 gene encoding F-BAR and double SH3 domains protein 1 isoform X4, translated as MQPPPRKVKLSQETKVRLLEQLSSLQNKQQREAELLEDIRSYSKQRSAIEREYGQALQRLASQFLKRDWQRGRSETDSRSAFAVWKGAIESTVWAGQARLAAAENYRSLSLEVAKTTRLSKDHLLKKSTEQLQRVQAELLESVKEVGKAKKHYVHLQRVSEVAKEKAADVEARLRKSDHGIFHTKASLQKLSAKFSTQLAEYLQQLTLARNEYLLTLGAASAHVGHYYHVELPAVMKTLDGDLYERLRDHLTLLGQTELEACHATQERFQGVLEASARVCREQSLSLFLQDNAAFAPPPEQQFQPAGADQVCLLEARNDRAGESGLEKEVRRWATRAARDYKMKTHGEQVLQRMEARRKQAPEAEVPGMERRMEEVSENIRKAEVSRVKADARLALLRQAGLDVDTWLAGAMGQVLEELEQERRLSEARKSDKESTPTAEEFDLAEFEDYDDTEELFEDVGPCPGTARTYPSTCRVFFGYQACQSDELSIQQGEELEVIEDGDVEEWVKARNRAGQVGYVPEKYLLFPEAMGSERRALPGSCQEGPVETALDRELTSIMSMDLVLEPGGAPVTVSSRLLPAGARAWRQAELPAPSGSAAGSLQAGWRRQRAQLSRPGSHTHPPAASATATACQSLGARARA; from the exons atgcagcccccgccccgcaaG GTGAAGCTGAGCCAGGAGACCAAGGTGCgcctgctggagcagctgagcagcctgCAGAACAAGCAGCAGCGGGAGGCGGAGCTCTTGGAGGACATCAG GTCCTACAGCAAGCAGAGGTCTGCCATCGAGCGGGAGTATGGGCAG gccctgcagaggctggcgAGTCAGTTCCTGAAGAGAGACTGGCAGCGGGGCCGAAGTGAGACCGACTCCAG GAGCGCCTTTGCCGTCTGGAAGGGGGCGATTGAGAGCACGGTGTGGGCCGGGCAGGCCCggctggcagctgcagagaaCTATCGTAGCCTGAGCCTGGAGGTGGCCAAAACCACCCGCCTGTCCAAGGACCATCTGCTCAAGAAG AGCACGGAGCAGCTGCAGCGGGTGCAGGCCGAGCTGCTGGAGAGCGTGAAGGAGGTGGGCAAAGCCAAGAAGCACTATGTGCATCTGCAGCGGGTcagtgaggtggccaaggagaAAGCGGCAGATGTGGAGGCCCG GCTCCGGAAGAGCGACCACGGCATATTCCACACCAAGGCCAGTTTGCAGAAGCTCAGCGCCAAG TTCTCCACACAGCTGGCCGAGTACTTGCAGCAGCTGACGCTGGCGCGGAACGAGTACCTGCTGACCCTGGGCGCCGCCAGTGCCCACGTGGGGCACTACTACCACGTCGAGCTGCCCGCCGTCATGAAG ACCCTGGATGGTGACCTGTATGAGCGGCTCCGGGACCACCTGACCCTGCTCGGCCAGACGGAACTGGAGGCCTGCCACGCCACGCAGGAGCGGTTTCAGGGGGTCCTGGAGGCCTCTGCGCGG GTGTGCCGGGAGCAGAGCCTCTCCCTGTTCCTGCAGGATAACGCTGCCTTTGCGCCCCCGCCAGAGCAGCAGTTCCAGCCAGCAGGTGCCGACCAG GTGTGCCTCCTGGAGGCCAGGAACGACCGCGCCGGGGAGAGCGGGCTGGAGAAGGAGGTGCGGCGCTGGGCCACGCGGGCAGCCAGGGACTACAAAATGAAAACTCACGGCGAGCAG GTGCTGCAGAGGATGGAAGCCAGGAGGAAGCAGGCCCCGGAAGCCGAGGTGCCTgggatggagaggaggatggaagAAGTGAGCGAGAACATCCGGAAAGCAGAG GTCAGCAGAGTGaaggcagatgcccggctggcgTTGCTGCGCCAGGCTGGCCTGGACGTGGACACCTGGCTGGCCGGGGCCATGGGGCaagtgctggaggagctggagcaggagcGGCGGCTGAGTGAGGCCCGCAAGTCAGACAAGGAGTCAACCCCCACG GCAGAAGAGTTTGATCTGGCCGAGTTTGAGGACTATGACGACACCGAGGAGCTCTTTGAGGACGTGGGGCCCTGCCCAGGCACTGCCCGGACCTACCCATCCACCTGCAGGGTGTTCTTTGGGTACCAG GCCTGCCAGTCCGACGAGCTGTCCATCCAGCAGGGCGAGGAGCTGGAGGTCATCGAGGATGGTGATGTGGAAGAGTGGGTCAag GCTCGGAACCGGGCGGGGCAGGTGGGCTATGTCCCCGAGAAGTACCTGCTCTTCCCAGAGGCCATGGGGAGTGAGCGCAGGGCGCTGCCTGGCAGCTGCCAGGAGGGCCCTGTCGAGACGGCCTTGGACAGGGAGCTGACGAGCATCATGAGCATGGACCTGGTGCTGGAGCCTGGAG GAGCTCCCGTCACCGTCTCCTCCCGCCTTCTCCCCGCCGGTGCTCGTGCCTGGCGCCAGGCTGAGCTGCCAGCCCCCTCCGGAAGTGCTGCTGGCAG CCTGCAGGCAGGATGGCGCAGGCAGCGGGCCCAGCTCTCCAGACCTGGGAGCCACACGCATCCGCCCG CTGCGAGCGCCACCGCCACCGCCTGCCAAAgccttggagccagagccagagcctga
- the FCHSD1 gene encoding F-BAR and double SH3 domains protein 1 isoform X2 translates to MQPPPRKVKLSQETKVRLLEQLSSLQNKQQREAELLEDIRSYSKQRSAIEREYGQALQRLASQFLKRDWQRGRSETDSRSAFAVWKGAIESTVWAGQARLAAAENYRSLSLEVAKTTRLSKDHLLKKSTEQLQRVQAELLESVKEVGKAKKHYVHLQRVSEVAKEKAADVEARLRKSDHGIFHTKASLQKLSAKFSTQLAEYLQQLTLARNEYLLTLGAASAHVGHYYHVELPAVMKTLDGDLYERLRDHLTLLGQTELEACHATQERFQGVLEASARVCREQSLSLFLQDNAAFAPPPEQQFQPAGADQVCLLEARNDRAGESGLEKEVRRWATRAARDYKMKTHGEQVLQRMEARRKQAPEAEVPGMERRMEEVSENIRKAEVSRVKADARLALLRQAGLDVDTWLAGAMGQVLEELEQERRLSEARKSDKESTPTAEEFDLAEFEDYDDTEELFEDVGPCPGTARTYPSTCRVFFGYQACQSDELSIQQGEELEVIEDGDVEEWVKARNRAGQVGYVPEKYLLFPEAMGSERRALPGSCQEGPVETALDRELTSIMSMDLVLEPGAWLVRALYDYEGQSAEELSFPEGAIIRVLPREEGEVDDGFWKGDFNGRVGVFPSLVVEELTEARGAAAQELPSPSPPAFSPPVLVPGARLSCQPPPEVLLAAASATATACQSLGARARA, encoded by the exons atgcagcccccgccccgcaaG GTGAAGCTGAGCCAGGAGACCAAGGTGCgcctgctggagcagctgagcagcctgCAGAACAAGCAGCAGCGGGAGGCGGAGCTCTTGGAGGACATCAG GTCCTACAGCAAGCAGAGGTCTGCCATCGAGCGGGAGTATGGGCAG gccctgcagaggctggcgAGTCAGTTCCTGAAGAGAGACTGGCAGCGGGGCCGAAGTGAGACCGACTCCAG GAGCGCCTTTGCCGTCTGGAAGGGGGCGATTGAGAGCACGGTGTGGGCCGGGCAGGCCCggctggcagctgcagagaaCTATCGTAGCCTGAGCCTGGAGGTGGCCAAAACCACCCGCCTGTCCAAGGACCATCTGCTCAAGAAG AGCACGGAGCAGCTGCAGCGGGTGCAGGCCGAGCTGCTGGAGAGCGTGAAGGAGGTGGGCAAAGCCAAGAAGCACTATGTGCATCTGCAGCGGGTcagtgaggtggccaaggagaAAGCGGCAGATGTGGAGGCCCG GCTCCGGAAGAGCGACCACGGCATATTCCACACCAAGGCCAGTTTGCAGAAGCTCAGCGCCAAG TTCTCCACACAGCTGGCCGAGTACTTGCAGCAGCTGACGCTGGCGCGGAACGAGTACCTGCTGACCCTGGGCGCCGCCAGTGCCCACGTGGGGCACTACTACCACGTCGAGCTGCCCGCCGTCATGAAG ACCCTGGATGGTGACCTGTATGAGCGGCTCCGGGACCACCTGACCCTGCTCGGCCAGACGGAACTGGAGGCCTGCCACGCCACGCAGGAGCGGTTTCAGGGGGTCCTGGAGGCCTCTGCGCGG GTGTGCCGGGAGCAGAGCCTCTCCCTGTTCCTGCAGGATAACGCTGCCTTTGCGCCCCCGCCAGAGCAGCAGTTCCAGCCAGCAGGTGCCGACCAG GTGTGCCTCCTGGAGGCCAGGAACGACCGCGCCGGGGAGAGCGGGCTGGAGAAGGAGGTGCGGCGCTGGGCCACGCGGGCAGCCAGGGACTACAAAATGAAAACTCACGGCGAGCAG GTGCTGCAGAGGATGGAAGCCAGGAGGAAGCAGGCCCCGGAAGCCGAGGTGCCTgggatggagaggaggatggaagAAGTGAGCGAGAACATCCGGAAAGCAGAG GTCAGCAGAGTGaaggcagatgcccggctggcgTTGCTGCGCCAGGCTGGCCTGGACGTGGACACCTGGCTGGCCGGGGCCATGGGGCaagtgctggaggagctggagcaggagcGGCGGCTGAGTGAGGCCCGCAAGTCAGACAAGGAGTCAACCCCCACG GCAGAAGAGTTTGATCTGGCCGAGTTTGAGGACTATGACGACACCGAGGAGCTCTTTGAGGACGTGGGGCCCTGCCCAGGCACTGCCCGGACCTACCCATCCACCTGCAGGGTGTTCTTTGGGTACCAG GCCTGCCAGTCCGACGAGCTGTCCATCCAGCAGGGCGAGGAGCTGGAGGTCATCGAGGATGGTGATGTGGAAGAGTGGGTCAag GCTCGGAACCGGGCGGGGCAGGTGGGCTATGTCCCCGAGAAGTACCTGCTCTTCCCAGAGGCCATGGGGAGTGAGCGCAGGGCGCTGCCTGGCAGCTGCCAGGAGGGCCCTGTCGAGACGGCCTTGGACAGGGAGCTGACGAGCATCATGAGCATGGACCTGGTGCTGGAGCCTGGAG catggCTGGTGCGAGCCCTGTACGACTACGAGGGGCAGAGCGCCGAGGAGCTGTCCTTCCCCGAGGGGGCCATCATCCGCGTGCTGCCTCGAGAGGAGGGGGAAGTGGACGATGGCTTCTGGAAAGGGGATTTCAACGGGCGTGTCGGCGTCTTCCCATCGCTGGTGGTGGAAGAGCTGACCGAGGCCAGGGGAGCCGCTGCGCAG GAGCTCCCGTCACCGTCTCCTCCCGCCTTCTCCCCGCCGGTGCTCGTGCCTGGCGCCAGGCTGAGCTGCCAGCCCCCTCCGGAAGTGCTGCTGGCAG CTGCGAGCGCCACCGCCACCGCCTGCCAAAgccttggagccagagccagagcctga
- the FCHSD1 gene encoding F-BAR and double SH3 domains protein 1 isoform X1, whose amino-acid sequence MQPPPRKVKLSQETKVRLLEQLSSLQNKQQREAELLEDIRSYSKQRSAIEREYGQALQRLASQFLKRDWQRGRSETDSRSAFAVWKGAIESTVWAGQARLAAAENYRSLSLEVAKTTRLSKDHLLKKSTEQLQRVQAELLESVKEVGKAKKHYVHLQRVSEVAKEKAADVEARLRKSDHGIFHTKASLQKLSAKFSTQLAEYLQQLTLARNEYLLTLGAASAHVGHYYHVELPAVMKTLDGDLYERLRDHLTLLGQTELEACHATQERFQGVLEASARVCREQSLSLFLQDNAAFAPPPEQQFQPAGADQVCLLEARNDRAGESGLEKEVRRWATRAARDYKMKTHGEQVLQRMEARRKQAPEAEVPGMERRMEEVSENIRKAEVSRVKADARLALLRQAGLDVDTWLAGAMGQVLEELEQERRLSEARKSDKESTPTAEEFDLAEFEDYDDTEELFEDVGPCPGTARTYPSTCRVFFGYQACQSDELSIQQGEELEVIEDGDVEEWVKARNRAGQVGYVPEKYLLFPEAMGSERRALPGSCQEGPVETALDRELTSIMSMDLVLEPGAWLVRALYDYEGQSAEELSFPEGAIIRVLPREEGEVDDGFWKGDFNGRVGVFPSLVVEELTEARGAAAQELPSPSPPAFSPPVLVPGARLSCQPPPEVLLAACRQDGAGSGPSSPDLGATRIRPLRAPPPPPAKALEPEPEPEPHLS is encoded by the exons atgcagcccccgccccgcaaG GTGAAGCTGAGCCAGGAGACCAAGGTGCgcctgctggagcagctgagcagcctgCAGAACAAGCAGCAGCGGGAGGCGGAGCTCTTGGAGGACATCAG GTCCTACAGCAAGCAGAGGTCTGCCATCGAGCGGGAGTATGGGCAG gccctgcagaggctggcgAGTCAGTTCCTGAAGAGAGACTGGCAGCGGGGCCGAAGTGAGACCGACTCCAG GAGCGCCTTTGCCGTCTGGAAGGGGGCGATTGAGAGCACGGTGTGGGCCGGGCAGGCCCggctggcagctgcagagaaCTATCGTAGCCTGAGCCTGGAGGTGGCCAAAACCACCCGCCTGTCCAAGGACCATCTGCTCAAGAAG AGCACGGAGCAGCTGCAGCGGGTGCAGGCCGAGCTGCTGGAGAGCGTGAAGGAGGTGGGCAAAGCCAAGAAGCACTATGTGCATCTGCAGCGGGTcagtgaggtggccaaggagaAAGCGGCAGATGTGGAGGCCCG GCTCCGGAAGAGCGACCACGGCATATTCCACACCAAGGCCAGTTTGCAGAAGCTCAGCGCCAAG TTCTCCACACAGCTGGCCGAGTACTTGCAGCAGCTGACGCTGGCGCGGAACGAGTACCTGCTGACCCTGGGCGCCGCCAGTGCCCACGTGGGGCACTACTACCACGTCGAGCTGCCCGCCGTCATGAAG ACCCTGGATGGTGACCTGTATGAGCGGCTCCGGGACCACCTGACCCTGCTCGGCCAGACGGAACTGGAGGCCTGCCACGCCACGCAGGAGCGGTTTCAGGGGGTCCTGGAGGCCTCTGCGCGG GTGTGCCGGGAGCAGAGCCTCTCCCTGTTCCTGCAGGATAACGCTGCCTTTGCGCCCCCGCCAGAGCAGCAGTTCCAGCCAGCAGGTGCCGACCAG GTGTGCCTCCTGGAGGCCAGGAACGACCGCGCCGGGGAGAGCGGGCTGGAGAAGGAGGTGCGGCGCTGGGCCACGCGGGCAGCCAGGGACTACAAAATGAAAACTCACGGCGAGCAG GTGCTGCAGAGGATGGAAGCCAGGAGGAAGCAGGCCCCGGAAGCCGAGGTGCCTgggatggagaggaggatggaagAAGTGAGCGAGAACATCCGGAAAGCAGAG GTCAGCAGAGTGaaggcagatgcccggctggcgTTGCTGCGCCAGGCTGGCCTGGACGTGGACACCTGGCTGGCCGGGGCCATGGGGCaagtgctggaggagctggagcaggagcGGCGGCTGAGTGAGGCCCGCAAGTCAGACAAGGAGTCAACCCCCACG GCAGAAGAGTTTGATCTGGCCGAGTTTGAGGACTATGACGACACCGAGGAGCTCTTTGAGGACGTGGGGCCCTGCCCAGGCACTGCCCGGACCTACCCATCCACCTGCAGGGTGTTCTTTGGGTACCAG GCCTGCCAGTCCGACGAGCTGTCCATCCAGCAGGGCGAGGAGCTGGAGGTCATCGAGGATGGTGATGTGGAAGAGTGGGTCAag GCTCGGAACCGGGCGGGGCAGGTGGGCTATGTCCCCGAGAAGTACCTGCTCTTCCCAGAGGCCATGGGGAGTGAGCGCAGGGCGCTGCCTGGCAGCTGCCAGGAGGGCCCTGTCGAGACGGCCTTGGACAGGGAGCTGACGAGCATCATGAGCATGGACCTGGTGCTGGAGCCTGGAG catggCTGGTGCGAGCCCTGTACGACTACGAGGGGCAGAGCGCCGAGGAGCTGTCCTTCCCCGAGGGGGCCATCATCCGCGTGCTGCCTCGAGAGGAGGGGGAAGTGGACGATGGCTTCTGGAAAGGGGATTTCAACGGGCGTGTCGGCGTCTTCCCATCGCTGGTGGTGGAAGAGCTGACCGAGGCCAGGGGAGCCGCTGCGCAG GAGCTCCCGTCACCGTCTCCTCCCGCCTTCTCCCCGCCGGTGCTCGTGCCTGGCGCCAGGCTGAGCTGCCAGCCCCCTCCGGAAGTGCTGCTGGCAG CCTGCAGGCAGGATGGCGCAGGCAGCGGGCCCAGCTCTCCAGACCTGGGAGCCACACGCATCCGCCCG CTGCGAGCGCCACCGCCACCGCCTGCCAAAgccttggagccagagccagagcctgagccACACCTCAGCTGA